One stretch of Serinicoccus hydrothermalis DNA includes these proteins:
- a CDS encoding malate dehydrogenase encodes MNTPVKVAVTGAAGQIGYSLLFRIASGELLGKDTPVELRLLEITPALGALEGVVMELDDCAFPLLAGVETGDDADVVFDGVNVALLVGARPRTKGMERGDLLEANGAIFTAQGKALNDHAADDVRITVTGNPANTNALIAMSNAPDIPTERFSALTRLDHNRAIAQLAAKVGAPVTDVSHMTIWGNHSATQYPDLFHAQVGGRNAAEAVDDQQWIEDTFIPTVAKRGAAIIEARGSSSAASAASATIDHARDWLRGSPEGDWVSMAVRSDGSYGVEEGIMSSFPVTTRDGSYEIVQGLDIDDFSRGRIDASVAELVEEKAAVSKLGLI; translated from the coding sequence GTGAACACCCCCGTCAAGGTCGCGGTCACCGGCGCGGCCGGCCAGATCGGCTACAGCCTGCTCTTCCGCATCGCCTCCGGCGAGCTGCTCGGCAAGGACACCCCGGTCGAGCTGCGGCTGCTGGAGATCACGCCGGCGCTCGGTGCGCTCGAGGGCGTCGTCATGGAGCTCGACGACTGCGCCTTCCCCCTGCTCGCCGGCGTCGAGACCGGTGACGACGCCGACGTCGTCTTCGACGGCGTCAACGTGGCCCTCCTCGTGGGCGCGCGGCCGCGCACCAAGGGGATGGAGCGGGGTGACCTGCTCGAGGCCAACGGCGCCATCTTCACCGCGCAGGGCAAGGCGCTCAACGACCACGCCGCCGACGACGTGCGCATCACGGTGACCGGCAACCCCGCCAACACCAACGCCCTCATCGCGATGAGCAACGCCCCCGACATCCCGACCGAGCGCTTCTCCGCGCTGACCCGGCTGGACCACAACCGGGCGATCGCCCAGCTCGCGGCCAAGGTCGGCGCGCCGGTCACCGACGTCTCGCACATGACGATCTGGGGCAACCACAGCGCGACGCAGTACCCCGACCTCTTCCACGCCCAGGTCGGCGGTCGCAACGCCGCCGAGGCGGTGGACGACCAGCAGTGGATCGAGGACACCTTCATCCCCACCGTGGCCAAGCGCGGCGCGGCGATCATCGAGGCCCGCGGCTCCTCCTCGGCCGCCTCCGCCGCGTCGGCGACGATCGACCACGCCCGCGACTGGCTGCGCGGCTCCCCCGAGGGCGACTGGGTGTCGATGGCGGTCCGCTCGGACGGCTCCTACGGCGTCGAGGAGGGCATCATGAGCTCCTTCCCTGTCACCACCCGCGACGGCTCCTACGAGATCGTCCAGGGGCTCGACATCGACGACTTCTCCCGCGGCCGGATCGACGCCTCCGTCGCCGAGCTCGTGGAGGAGAAGGCGGCGGTCAGCAAGCTCGGCCTCATCTGA
- a CDS encoding LysM peptidoglycan-binding domain-containing protein has product MGLFDRIKDAISGIRGSRTDARPGTEPASSAPAGQGAGAPVAPEREESQNRYATVTVQPGQTLAGIAQERGVDLEEMVRLNGIERPDLVFAGQVFKLPRG; this is encoded by the coding sequence ATGGGACTGTTCGACCGGATCAAGGACGCGATCAGCGGGATCCGTGGCTCACGGACGGACGCACGCCCGGGCACCGAGCCCGCGTCGTCCGCGCCGGCCGGCCAGGGGGCGGGTGCGCCGGTGGCGCCGGAGCGCGAGGAGTCGCAGAACCGGTATGCCACGGTCACCGTGCAGCCGGGCCAGACCCTGGCGGGGATCGCGCAGGAGCGCGGGGTCGACCTGGAGGAGATGGTGCGGCTCAACGGGATCGAGCGGCCGGACCTCGTCTTCGCCGGCCAGGTCTTCAAGCTCCCGCGCGGCTGA
- a CDS encoding 2'-5' RNA ligase family protein, whose product MSPSEHADERGQASLVVGVALPVPEPWGSHLQRLRIGYGEERAAAIPTHITLLPPTPITEDDLCSLEEHLECVAREQEAFEVMLRGTGTFRPVSEVVFVQVAKGVADCERLERAVRTGPVRRPLDFPYHPHVTIAHDLPLAALDRAFRDLGAFSCSYPADAFRLYVHDGDGEWRTRADYPLAG is encoded by the coding sequence ATGAGCCCTTCCGAGCACGCCGACGAGCGCGGTCAGGCATCCCTCGTCGTCGGGGTGGCGCTGCCGGTCCCCGAGCCGTGGGGCAGCCACCTGCAGCGGCTGCGCATCGGCTACGGCGAGGAGCGGGCCGCCGCGATCCCCACGCACATCACCCTGCTGCCCCCCACGCCGATCACCGAGGACGACCTGTGCTCGCTGGAGGAGCACCTCGAGTGCGTGGCGCGCGAGCAGGAGGCCTTCGAGGTCATGCTGCGCGGGACCGGCACCTTCCGGCCCGTCTCCGAGGTGGTCTTCGTCCAGGTGGCCAAGGGGGTCGCCGACTGCGAACGGCTGGAGCGGGCGGTGCGCACCGGGCCGGTCCGGCGTCCGCTCGACTTCCCCTACCACCCGCACGTCACGATCGCCCACGACCTGCCGTTGGCCGCGCTGGACCGGGCCTTCCGCGACCTCGGTGCGTTCAGCTGCTCCTACCCCGCCGACGCCTTCCGACTCTATGTCCACGACGGGGACGGCGAGTGGCGCACCCGCGCGGACTACCCGCTCGCCGGGTGA
- a CDS encoding glycosyltransferase family 4 protein — protein MTGRPDPGTPRRTLRDGVGHPLVTRRPPDTPSPSADGIPEAPRLEHVRVAIVTESFLPALNGVTTSVCKVLECLRDQGHEALVIAPGTSPWSPVMTPEHYAGFPVHTVTSVPVRKFRVGLPSYEIETVLHRFRPDVMHVASPFVLGVRGLVAARALGIPSVAIYQTDMPSYIRQHAGPAGDLTARAAWRWIRRIHEQADLTLAPSTAALADLAAHQVPRIAQWGRGVDADLFHPDRRADPGALALRDRLAPRGETILGYVGRLAPEKELHRLTELSSLPGTRLVLVGEGPSREVLQAQLPEAVFLGRREGADLAQAYAAFDVFVHTGTRETFGQTLQEASAAGLPVVAPARGGPLDLIEPGRTGELFDPDVRGALRAAVTPLVGPGAAEVRERMGAAGRQRVQERSWPALVDQLVDHYSAVVHAGSRSVA, from the coding sequence ATGACCGGACGACCCGACCCGGGCACCCCCCGCCGCACCCTGCGCGACGGCGTCGGACATCCGCTGGTCACCCGACGGCCACCGGACACACCCTCCCCGTCCGCCGACGGCATACCCGAGGCGCCCAGGCTGGAGCACGTGCGCGTCGCCATCGTCACCGAGTCCTTCCTCCCCGCCCTCAACGGCGTCACCACCAGCGTGTGCAAGGTGCTGGAGTGCCTGCGCGACCAGGGTCACGAGGCCCTCGTCATCGCCCCCGGCACCAGCCCGTGGAGCCCGGTCATGACCCCCGAGCACTACGCCGGTTTCCCCGTCCACACGGTGACCAGCGTCCCGGTCCGCAAGTTCCGCGTGGGGCTGCCGTCCTACGAGATCGAGACGGTGCTCCACCGCTTCCGGCCCGACGTCATGCACGTCGCCTCCCCCTTCGTGCTCGGGGTGCGCGGCCTCGTCGCGGCCCGCGCCCTCGGCATCCCCTCGGTCGCGATCTACCAGACCGACATGCCCTCCTACATCCGGCAGCACGCGGGCCCGGCCGGCGACCTCACGGCGCGTGCCGCCTGGCGCTGGATCCGGCGCATCCACGAGCAGGCCGACCTCACCCTCGCCCCGTCGACGGCGGCGCTCGCGGACCTCGCGGCGCACCAGGTGCCCCGGATCGCCCAGTGGGGCCGCGGCGTCGACGCCGACCTGTTCCACCCCGACCGCCGCGCCGACCCCGGCGCCCTCGCGCTGCGCGACCGCCTCGCGCCCCGCGGCGAGACGATCCTGGGCTACGTCGGGCGGCTCGCCCCGGAGAAGGAGCTGCACCGGCTCACCGAGCTCTCCTCCCTGCCCGGCACCCGGCTGGTCCTCGTCGGCGAGGGCCCGAGCCGGGAGGTCCTGCAGGCCCAGCTGCCCGAGGCGGTCTTCCTCGGCCGGCGCGAGGGTGCCGACCTGGCGCAGGCGTATGCCGCCTTCGACGTCTTCGTGCACACCGGCACCCGGGAGACCTTCGGCCAGACCCTGCAGGAGGCCTCGGCCGCCGGGCTGCCGGTCGTCGCACCCGCCCGGGGCGGCCCGCTCGACCTCATCGAGCCCGGTCGCACCGGCGAGCTCTTCGACCCTGACGTGCGCGGGGCGCTGCGCGCCGCCGTGACCCCGCTCGTCGGACCCGGCGCCGCCGAGGTGCGGGAGCGGATGGGTGCCGCCGGTCGGCAGCGGGTCCAGGAGCGGTCCTGGCCCGCGCTCGTCGACCAGCTCGTGGACCACTACTCGGCCGTGGTCCACGCCGGTTCGCGCTCCGTCGCCTGA
- a CDS encoding mannose-1-phosphate guanylyltransferase produces MSTPSPDAHPHEDGFDGAAGGDGGGEVAGLTAVIPAGGSGTRLWPLSRQNSPKFLHDFLGTGRSLLQATVDRVRPLAGDRVMVVTGRRHADAVRAQLPDLGAEDLLLEPSPRSSMPAVGWAAAVLERRDPEAVLGSFAADHVIDDEAAFAASLRQAVVAARAGALVTLGIRPRYASTAFGYIELGEARPLPGAPDAHQVRSFVEKPEREVAQGYLEGGRHRWNAGIFVVRAATLLDLLSEEHPEMVRLLRLLAADPGQLEQVWGSLEAVAIDHAVAEPAARSGHVTVVPADLGWDDVGDFASLATLLEERPEHGGVRVLGRSSDVVAQDSTGVVAAHGDRAVVVLGLDEVVVVDTPDALLVTTRERCQDVRGMVATLQQLGREDLT; encoded by the coding sequence ATGAGCACCCCCTCCCCCGACGCGCACCCCCACGAGGACGGGTTCGACGGGGCGGCCGGCGGGGACGGGGGCGGCGAGGTCGCCGGGCTCACCGCGGTGATCCCGGCCGGGGGCTCCGGCACCCGGCTCTGGCCGCTGTCGCGCCAGAACTCGCCGAAGTTCCTGCACGACTTCCTCGGCACCGGACGTTCCCTGCTGCAGGCCACCGTCGACCGGGTGCGCCCGCTGGCCGGTGACCGGGTCATGGTGGTGACGGGACGACGGCACGCCGACGCGGTGCGCGCGCAGCTGCCAGACCTGGGCGCCGAGGATCTCCTGCTGGAGCCTTCCCCGCGCAGCTCGATGCCGGCGGTCGGGTGGGCCGCCGCCGTCCTCGAGCGTCGTGACCCCGAGGCGGTGCTCGGCTCCTTCGCCGCCGACCACGTCATCGACGACGAGGCGGCCTTCGCCGCCAGCCTGCGACAGGCGGTCGTCGCCGCCCGGGCCGGGGCCCTGGTCACCCTGGGGATCCGGCCCCGCTACGCCTCGACCGCCTTCGGCTACATCGAGCTCGGTGAGGCACGGCCCCTGCCCGGCGCGCCGGACGCGCACCAGGTTCGGTCGTTCGTGGAGAAGCCGGAGCGCGAGGTCGCCCAGGGCTACCTCGAGGGTGGTCGGCACCGGTGGAACGCCGGGATCTTCGTCGTGCGCGCTGCCACCCTGCTCGACCTGCTCTCCGAGGAGCACCCCGAGATGGTGCGCCTGCTGCGGCTGCTCGCCGCCGACCCCGGCCAGCTGGAGCAGGTCTGGGGCTCGCTGGAGGCGGTCGCCATCGACCATGCGGTCGCCGAGCCCGCGGCCCGGTCCGGGCACGTCACCGTCGTGCCCGCCGACCTCGGCTGGGACGACGTCGGCGACTTCGCCTCGCTCGCGACCCTGCTCGAGGAGCGTCCCGAGCACGGCGGCGTCCGGGTGCTGGGCCGGTCGTCCGACGTGGTCGCCCAGGACTCCACCGGCGTCGTCGCGGCGCACGGCGACCGGGCGGTCGTCGTGCTCGGCCTGGACGAGGTGGTCGTCGTGGACACCCCCGACGCACTGCTGGTGACGACCCGCGAGCGCTGCCAGGACGTCCGCGGCATGGTCGCCACGCTGCAGCAGCTGGGGCGGGAGGACCTCACATGA
- a CDS encoding quinone-dependent dihydroorotate dehydrogenase, with amino-acid sequence MSASPVPPALPRRLLGEAGRAAYRHLARPALWRLDAERAHHATLVAADLLGRVAPTRGIVAAAGYAVPLGEPVELLGLRFPHRIGLAAGMDKDGRAVPTWGALGLGHVELGTVTAHAQPGNPRPRMVRLPQSRAVINRMGFNNQGVHALAGRLRAARTAGLVRIPVGVSIGKSKVTPVEEAVPDYLASVAALDGLADYLAVNVSSPNTPGLRSLQDAEPLRRLLTAVVQAAGEVPVLVKLAPDLTDPALEEAVGVGLDAGVAGFVATNTTLSREGVAPEEVALADGQAGGLSGAPLTVRAREVVRRVRSLTDRPVVGVGGVMTGTDAAALVDAGADLVQLYTGLVYAGPSLVADAVGATRVAAPRG; translated from the coding sequence ATGTCCGCGTCTCCGGTCCCTCCCGCGCTCCCCCGGCGACTGCTCGGTGAGGCCGGACGGGCGGCATACCGGCACCTGGCGCGCCCCGCCCTGTGGCGGCTGGACGCCGAGCGTGCCCACCACGCGACCCTTGTCGCGGCGGACCTGCTCGGGCGGGTCGCGCCGACGCGCGGCATCGTCGCGGCCGCCGGGTATGCCGTGCCTCTCGGCGAACCGGTCGAGCTGCTCGGGCTGCGTTTCCCGCACCGCATCGGGCTGGCGGCCGGGATGGACAAGGACGGCCGCGCCGTGCCGACGTGGGGGGCGCTGGGCCTCGGCCACGTCGAGCTGGGCACGGTCACCGCGCACGCCCAGCCCGGCAACCCCCGGCCGCGGATGGTCCGGCTCCCGCAGAGCCGGGCGGTCATCAACCGGATGGGCTTCAACAACCAGGGGGTGCACGCGCTGGCGGGGCGGCTGCGCGCGGCGCGCACGGCCGGCCTCGTGCGGATCCCCGTCGGGGTGAGCATCGGCAAGTCCAAGGTGACCCCGGTGGAGGAGGCGGTGCCGGACTACCTCGCGTCGGTGGCGGCCCTGGACGGTCTCGCCGACTACCTCGCGGTCAACGTGTCCAGCCCGAACACCCCCGGGCTGCGCTCGCTGCAGGACGCCGAGCCGCTGCGCCGGCTGCTCACGGCGGTCGTGCAGGCCGCGGGAGAGGTGCCAGTGCTCGTCAAGCTCGCGCCGGACCTCACCGACCCCGCGCTGGAGGAGGCGGTCGGGGTCGGGCTGGACGCCGGGGTGGCCGGTTTCGTCGCGACCAACACGACCCTGTCGCGCGAGGGGGTGGCGCCCGAGGAGGTCGCGCTGGCGGACGGGCAGGCCGGGGGCCTGTCCGGTGCCCCGCTCACGGTGCGCGCCCGGGAGGTCGTGCGCCGGGTCCGCTCGCTCACCGACCGGCCGGTCGTCGGCGTCGGCGGGGTCATGACCGGCACGGACGCCGCCGCGCTCGTGGACGCCGGCGCCGACCTGGTCCAGCTCTACACCGGGCTCGTGTATGCCGGTCCCTCGCTCGTGGCGGACGCCGTCGGGGCGACCAGGGTTGCCGCTCCCCGGGGGTGA
- a CDS encoding amidohydrolase encodes MTTDVTRPLQQSATASEPSSLAQVLRRVEAEVDARAEDLLAWRRDIHQQPEICWTEHRTTELVAGVLSQAGASVRTLPGTGAVVDLGHPEPKVRIALRADLDALPIEEVTDLPFASRTPGACHACGHDVHTVGLLGAGLALRALEEDLQARGLGVRLVFQPAEETHPGGALKVMDDGVLEGVDRMLAVHCDPSVDVGSIGLRVGPITAASDQVHVVITGRGGHTSRPHLTQDITYALAKVVTDVPAALTRRLDPRAAAVLVWGVVRAGAAANVIPAQGEALGTLRMLDAELWEVVEPIFTETVEAVVAPYGVTATVHYTKGVPPVDNENSSVVAMSKAAMMLLGAGAVQPTKQSMGGEDLGWYLQHVPGAMARLGTRTPGGPTYELHQGDLVVDERSVLIAAKLLAGSVFTALSESRA; translated from the coding sequence TTGACCACCGACGTGACCCGCCCGTTGCAGCAGAGCGCCACCGCCTCCGAGCCCAGCTCGCTGGCCCAGGTGCTGCGACGGGTCGAGGCCGAGGTCGACGCCCGCGCCGAGGACCTGCTGGCCTGGCGGCGCGACATCCACCAGCAGCCCGAGATCTGCTGGACCGAGCACCGCACGACCGAGCTCGTGGCCGGCGTGCTCTCCCAGGCGGGGGCGAGCGTCCGGACGCTGCCCGGCACCGGTGCCGTCGTCGACCTCGGCCACCCCGAGCCCAAAGTCCGCATCGCGCTGCGTGCCGACCTCGACGCGCTGCCCATCGAGGAGGTCACCGACCTCCCCTTCGCCTCCCGGACGCCCGGCGCCTGCCACGCCTGCGGGCACGACGTGCACACGGTCGGGCTCCTCGGTGCCGGGCTGGCGCTGCGCGCCCTGGAGGAGGACCTGCAGGCCCGCGGCCTCGGGGTGCGCCTCGTCTTCCAGCCCGCCGAGGAGACCCACCCGGGGGGCGCGCTCAAGGTCATGGACGACGGCGTCCTCGAGGGTGTCGACCGCATGCTCGCCGTCCACTGCGACCCCTCGGTCGACGTCGGCAGCATCGGCCTGCGCGTCGGCCCCATCACCGCGGCCTCGGACCAGGTGCACGTCGTCATCACCGGGCGCGGGGGGCATACCTCCCGCCCGCACCTCACCCAGGACATCACGTATGCCCTCGCGAAGGTCGTCACCGATGTCCCCGCGGCGCTGACCCGCCGGCTCGACCCACGCGCCGCCGCCGTCCTCGTCTGGGGCGTCGTCCGCGCCGGGGCGGCCGCCAACGTCATCCCGGCCCAGGGGGAGGCGCTGGGCACCCTGCGGATGCTCGACGCCGAGCTGTGGGAGGTCGTGGAGCCGATCTTCACCGAGACGGTCGAGGCGGTCGTCGCGCCCTACGGCGTCACGGCCACGGTGCACTACACCAAGGGTGTGCCGCCGGTCGACAACGAGAACAGCTCGGTGGTGGCGATGTCCAAGGCGGCGATGATGCTCCTGGGCGCCGGCGCCGTGCAGCCGACCAAGCAGTCGATGGGCGGGGAGGACCTGGGGTGGTACCTCCAGCACGTGCCCGGCGCGATGGCGCGGCTCGGCACCCGGACCCCGGGCGGCCCGACCTACGAGCTGCACCAGGGGGACCTCGTGGTCGACGAGCGCTCTGTCCTCATCGCGGCGAAGCTGCTCGCCGGGTCGGTCTTCACCGCCCTGAGCGAGTCACGGGCGTGA
- a CDS encoding BMP family lipoprotein produces the protein MRRVLKLATAGAAATLVLAACGEAPTEDESNAGGDSADSSEGGDSAAASDFKACMVSDAGGFDDQSFNQSGKEGLDAAAEALDVEAVEVESQADTDYATNVAGLVDQGCSITIGVGFLLEDAIQTAAEDNPDTNFALIDSAFTDAANDNAPIELDNAKPILFNTAEASFLAGYLSAGMTETGTVATFGGLQIPSVSVFMDGFADGVAKFNEDNGADVELLGWDKEAQQGSFSGDFDNQSQGQTLTEQFISQGADIVMPVAGPVGLGAAAAAEGADGVKIVWVDSDGYLTASEYSDLMLTSVLKQIGPAVEQTVTDTVNGGFSNEPYVGTLENDGVGLAPYHDMEGDVTSTEVTGPDGETMTLDAAVEMLREQIISGDLVVESTNSPQQ, from the coding sequence GTGCGTCGGGTCCTGAAGCTTGCCACCGCCGGTGCGGCGGCCACCCTCGTCCTTGCCGCCTGCGGCGAGGCCCCCACCGAAGACGAGTCGAACGCCGGCGGCGACAGCGCCGACAGCAGCGAAGGAGGGGACAGCGCCGCGGCCAGCGACTTCAAGGCCTGCATGGTCTCCGACGCCGGCGGCTTCGACGACCAGTCCTTCAACCAGTCCGGCAAGGAGGGCCTGGACGCCGCGGCGGAGGCCCTCGACGTCGAGGCCGTCGAGGTCGAGTCGCAGGCCGACACCGACTACGCCACCAACGTCGCCGGCCTGGTCGACCAGGGCTGCTCGATCACCATTGGCGTCGGCTTCCTCCTCGAGGACGCCATCCAGACCGCTGCCGAGGACAACCCCGACACCAACTTCGCCCTCATCGACTCCGCCTTCACCGACGCCGCCAACGACAACGCGCCGATTGAACTGGACAACGCAAAGCCGATCCTCTTCAACACCGCCGAGGCCAGCTTCCTCGCCGGCTACCTCTCGGCCGGCATGACCGAGACCGGCACCGTGGCCACCTTCGGCGGCCTGCAGATCCCGTCGGTGTCGGTCTTCATGGACGGCTTCGCGGACGGTGTCGCCAAGTTCAACGAGGACAACGGCGCCGACGTCGAGCTGCTCGGGTGGGACAAGGAGGCTCAGCAGGGCTCGTTCTCCGGCGACTTCGACAACCAGAGCCAGGGCCAGACGCTCACCGAGCAGTTCATCTCCCAGGGCGCCGACATCGTCATGCCGGTCGCTGGCCCGGTCGGCCTCGGTGCCGCGGCGGCCGCGGAGGGAGCTGACGGGGTCAAGATCGTCTGGGTCGACTCCGACGGCTACCTCACCGCCTCGGAGTACTCCGACCTCATGCTCACCTCGGTCCTCAAGCAGATCGGCCCTGCGGTCGAGCAGACCGTCACCGACACGGTCAACGGCGGCTTCTCCAACGAGCCCTACGTCGGCACGCTGGAGAACGACGGCGTCGGCCTGGCCCCCTACCACGACATGGAGGGCGACGTGACCTCCACGGAGGTCACCGGCCCCGACGGCGAGACGATGACGCTCGACGCGGCCGTCGAGATGCTCCGCGAGCAGATCATCTCCGGCGACCTGGTCGTCGAGTCCACCAACAGCCCGCAGCAGTGA
- a CDS encoding ABC transporter ATP-binding protein, which yields MKLELQGITKVFGSLVANDHIDLVVEPGEIHALLGENGAGKSTLMNVLYGLYDPDDGQILLDGESATFKGPGDAVAAGIGMVHQHFMLIPVFTVAESVALGYEPAGALGALKLDEARQRVTEISERFGFHVDPDAKIEDLPVGVQQRVEIIKALSREAKVLILDEPTAVLTPQETDELIGIMRELKESGTSIVFITHKLREVRAIADRITVIRRGAVVGEASPSSTETELASLMVGRSVSLRVDKEPADPGAAAFEVEGLSVVNAAGTVLVDDVSFDVRAGEILCVAGVQGNGQTELAEVILGLEEADAGTLRLDGEDLKGMGVKQRLRAGIGFVPEDRSTDGVVPSFSIAENLVLDLYDTEPFAKGISMSPSTVTSNAEQRTEEFDVRYTSVHDPISTLSGGNAQKVVLAREMSRPLRLLVASQPTRGLDVGSIEFVHKRVVAERDRGTPVIIVSTELDEVLGLADRIAVMYRGRIIGVVDATGEDGAPVSRDVLGLMMAGVPLEDAQEQAAQHQSVLGAADLDGDGIPDAQQREEQP from the coding sequence ATGAAGCTCGAGCTGCAGGGCATCACCAAGGTCTTCGGATCGTTGGTGGCCAACGACCACATCGACCTCGTCGTCGAACCCGGTGAGATCCACGCCCTGCTGGGCGAGAACGGCGCCGGCAAGAGCACGCTGATGAACGTCCTCTACGGTCTCTACGACCCGGACGACGGCCAGATCCTGCTCGACGGGGAGTCGGCGACCTTCAAGGGGCCGGGTGACGCGGTCGCCGCCGGGATCGGCATGGTGCACCAGCACTTCATGCTCATCCCGGTCTTCACCGTCGCCGAGTCGGTCGCGCTGGGCTACGAGCCGGCCGGTGCCCTCGGTGCGCTCAAGCTGGACGAGGCCCGGCAGCGGGTCACGGAAATCTCCGAGCGCTTCGGCTTCCACGTCGACCCCGACGCCAAGATCGAGGACCTGCCGGTCGGCGTGCAGCAGCGCGTCGAGATCATCAAGGCGCTCTCCCGTGAGGCCAAGGTGCTCATCCTCGACGAGCCGACCGCCGTGCTCACCCCGCAGGAGACCGACGAGCTCATCGGCATCATGCGCGAGCTCAAGGAGTCCGGGACCTCCATCGTCTTCATCACCCACAAGCTGCGCGAGGTCCGTGCGATCGCCGACCGCATCACGGTCATCCGTCGTGGCGCCGTCGTCGGCGAGGCCAGCCCCAGCTCGACCGAGACCGAGCTGGCCTCGCTCATGGTCGGCCGCTCGGTCAGCCTCCGCGTCGACAAGGAGCCGGCCGACCCCGGCGCCGCCGCCTTCGAGGTCGAGGGGCTCTCCGTGGTCAACGCGGCCGGCACGGTCCTCGTCGACGACGTCTCCTTCGACGTGCGCGCCGGGGAGATCCTCTGCGTGGCCGGGGTCCAGGGCAACGGCCAGACCGAGCTCGCCGAGGTCATCCTCGGGCTCGAGGAGGCCGACGCCGGCACGCTGCGGCTCGACGGCGAGGACCTCAAGGGCATGGGCGTCAAGCAGCGGCTGCGCGCTGGCATCGGCTTCGTGCCCGAGGACCGCTCCACCGACGGGGTGGTGCCGAGCTTCTCCATCGCCGAGAACCTCGTGCTCGACCTCTACGACACCGAGCCCTTCGCCAAGGGCATCTCCATGAGCCCGTCCACCGTGACGAGCAACGCCGAGCAGCGCACCGAGGAGTTCGACGTCCGCTACACCTCGGTGCACGACCCCATCTCCACGCTCTCCGGCGGCAACGCCCAGAAGGTCGTCCTGGCCCGGGAGATGTCGCGCCCGCTGCGGCTGCTCGTCGCCTCCCAGCCGACCCGCGGCCTGGACGTCGGCTCCATCGAGTTCGTGCACAAGCGCGTCGTCGCCGAGCGCGACCGGGGGACCCCGGTGATCATCGTCTCCACCGAGCTGGACGAGGTGCTCGGCCTCGCCGACCGGATCGCGGTGATGTACCGCGGCCGGATCATCGGTGTCGTCGACGCCACCGGCGAGGACGGCGCCCCCGTGAGCCGCGACGTCCTCGGCCTCATGATGGCCGGGGTGCCGCTCGAGGACGCCCAGGAGCAGGCCGCGCAGCACCAGTCGGTGCTGGGCGCCGCCGACCTGGACGGCGACGGCATACCCGATGCGCAGCAGCGAGAGGAGCAGCCGTGA